A single region of the Syntrophales bacterium genome encodes:
- a CDS encoding helix-hairpin-helix domain-containing protein produces MHITKGQISGAITVVLIATFFYFGRFFLHDLRPFQAISPPYSEKKAGTVVVELAGDTDQNGIYFVPPETTVSHLLGIAGIAGTKKFDKKVLSVVLSGGEKVIIESDQVKTGTIDAAKRITLDIPIAINSATVYDLSLIPGIGKKTAQAIVDLREKAGGIYCIDDLLKIRGMNNERFRKIKRYLTVNGKT; encoded by the coding sequence ATGCACATAACAAAAGGGCAGATCAGTGGAGCGATTACAGTCGTTTTGATAGCGACTTTTTTTTATTTTGGCAGATTTTTCCTTCACGACTTACGGCCTTTTCAGGCAATATCTCCACCATATTCTGAAAAGAAGGCAGGAACCGTAGTTGTTGAATTAGCCGGTGATACAGACCAGAATGGAATTTATTTCGTCCCCCCGGAGACAACGGTCTCCCATCTTTTAGGAATCGCAGGGATTGCAGGCACAAAAAAATTTGACAAAAAAGTTCTTTCTGTCGTCCTCAGCGGCGGTGAGAAGGTTATCATAGAGTCAGATCAGGTAAAAACAGGGACGATCGATGCTGCCAAAAGGATTACTCTGGATATACCGATCGCTATAAACAGCGCAACGGTATATGACCTGTCGCTCATTCCCGGAATAGGAAAGAAGACGGCACAGGCAATAGTTGACCTGAGGGAAAAGGCCGGAGGGATTTATTGTATCGACGACCTTTTAAAGATACGTGGCATGAACAATGAGAGGTTTAGAAAAATTAAAAGGTATCTCACAGTAAATGGAAAGACATAA